One window of Flavobacterium dauae genomic DNA carries:
- a CDS encoding glycosyltransferase family protein: protein MKILLIGEYSRLHNSLKEGLEAIGHHVTIIASGDYFKNYPADIKLHRSFDKGLGRKIKIAIYKLFKKDITSVLLIKQAFRYKNLLKNHDVVQLINERALGAQPKDEQKFIHFLKEHNSKLFLLCCGTDYLSVKYAYDKNFRYSILTPFFKGKVNPKEYNNVLSYIKPTYLNHHQFVYKNIQGVIASDIDYHLPMKDHPKYLGLIPNPINTDKISYIENPVNDKIIIFHGINKANFYKKGNDLFEKALKVIQEKYSDKVEIIVTENVPYNEYINLYNKAHILLDQIYAYDQGYNALEAMAKGKVVFTGAEKEFLDYYGLNENEVCINALPNVNDLVKKLSWLIENPEKITEIGENARKFVIEKHHYINSAQEYLNLWTKQPK from the coding sequence ATGAAGATTTTATTAATAGGCGAATACAGTCGGCTACATAATTCATTAAAAGAAGGTCTTGAAGCTATTGGACATCATGTAACGATTATTGCCAGTGGTGATTATTTCAAAAACTATCCTGCTGATATTAAACTTCATCGTTCTTTTGATAAAGGCTTGGGAAGAAAAATTAAAATCGCTATTTACAAATTGTTTAAAAAAGACATTACTTCGGTACTTTTAATCAAACAGGCTTTTAGATACAAAAATTTATTAAAAAATCACGATGTTGTACAACTTATTAATGAACGGGCATTAGGTGCACAACCTAAAGACGAACAAAAGTTTATTCATTTTTTAAAAGAACATAATTCTAAACTTTTTTTACTTTGCTGTGGTACCGATTATCTAAGCGTAAAATATGCTTACGATAAAAATTTTCGATATTCAATTCTTACTCCTTTTTTTAAGGGTAAAGTAAACCCAAAAGAATACAACAATGTATTGAGTTATATAAAACCGACTTATTTAAACCATCATCAGTTTGTGTATAAAAATATCCAGGGAGTCATTGCTTCTGATATAGATTATCATTTGCCTATGAAAGATCATCCTAAATATTTAGGATTAATCCCTAATCCAATAAATACTGATAAAATAAGTTATATAGAAAATCCAGTTAATGATAAAATCATTATTTTTCACGGGATTAATAAAGCGAATTTTTATAAAAAAGGGAACGATTTGTTTGAAAAAGCTCTAAAAGTTATTCAGGAAAAATATTCTGACAAAGTGGAAATTATTGTTACAGAAAATGTTCCTTATAATGAATATATAAATTTGTACAACAAAGCACATATTCTCTTAGATCAAATTTACGCATACGATCAAGGATACAATGCCTTAGAAGCTATGGCAAAAGGAAAAGTGGTGTTTACCGGAGCCGAAAAAGAATTTTTAGATTATTACGGTCTTAATGAAAACGAAGTTTGCATAAACGCACTGCCAAATGTAAATGATTTGGTAAAAAAACTATCTTGGTTGATTGAAAATCCTGAAAAAATTACAGAAATAGGTGAAAACGCACGAAAATTTGTTATTGAAAAACACCATTACATTAATTCGGCTCAAGAATATCTAAATTTATGGACAAAACAGCCCAAATAA
- a CDS encoding SdpI family protein, with protein sequence MINTILEYCNQMLLCVGILFILAGAILYVFPPKKINGLYGYRTASSMKNQQKWDFAQTYSAKIMMLTGLIFTLIAPSKGLFKTNESTDLAIGMFCTIVGSILMIVVVEKALKKIN encoded by the coding sequence ATGATAAATACCATTTTAGAATACTGCAACCAAATGCTGCTTTGCGTAGGCATTCTTTTTATACTTGCCGGAGCAATCTTATATGTTTTTCCACCTAAAAAAATAAATGGTTTGTACGGATACCGAACGGCATCATCAATGAAAAATCAGCAGAAATGGGATTTTGCACAAACATACAGCGCTAAAATAATGATGCTAACAGGATTAATTTTTACGCTGATTGCACCTTCAAAAGGATTGTTTAAAACCAACGAAAGTACAGATTTAGCAATTGGTATGTTTTGTACGATTGTTGGCAGTATTTTAATGATTGTGGTTGTTGAAAAAGCTTTAAAAAAGATTAATTAA